A genome region from Cerasicoccus sp. TK19100 includes the following:
- a CDS encoding right-handed parallel beta-helix repeat-containing protein: MTQITVGPSNADIVTREGAGIQRAIDQVAGQGGGVVVVQPGEYSLCNAVSLAPGVHLKGASGETIFRRAPLVVSKLVCDADRGQRVIYPHNPERFRVGMGVGLYDRKGQWTKTSTPWGVTAVHDDRIEIHRIMGEERYEESDAAVVNYYPMILAKNADRCVIEGIVCDGSVRFEHELSHGIEREIAEAFADPPPYFSDRVRPPRTSLIFGQQSRHCELRNLRAHHGAGDGICWSFGSEHALIDSCETDHNGWYGIHPGSHSAYAKITRCHIHHNASDGLYICWGIHHSEFTHNDIHDNGMAHWRSGISIGHKDSDNLIAHNRIANNAKYGICIRSKTPQNAPHRCRYLNNVLEDNATPPDVLKELKDLLHAEENVAAQISIGANVTGLEFRENSFIETRPGMTGEVLAFHAHPDAGAYVEAGNSLSGVKLR; this comes from the coding sequence ATGACTCAAATTACGGTAGGACCCAGCAACGCCGACATCGTTACACGCGAGGGTGCCGGTATTCAACGCGCGATAGATCAAGTGGCCGGGCAGGGCGGGGGAGTTGTCGTTGTGCAGCCCGGCGAATACAGCTTGTGCAACGCCGTCAGTCTTGCGCCGGGAGTCCATTTAAAAGGAGCATCCGGGGAGACGATATTCCGTCGCGCGCCGCTGGTTGTCAGTAAGCTGGTGTGCGATGCCGACCGCGGGCAGCGCGTGATATATCCGCACAACCCCGAGCGGTTCCGCGTGGGCATGGGCGTGGGTTTGTATGATCGCAAGGGGCAGTGGACGAAGACTTCGACGCCTTGGGGTGTGACCGCGGTGCACGATGACCGCATTGAGATTCATCGGATCATGGGCGAGGAACGTTACGAGGAAAGCGATGCGGCAGTCGTGAACTACTACCCGATGATTCTCGCCAAAAACGCGGACCGTTGTGTCATCGAAGGCATCGTGTGTGATGGCTCGGTCCGCTTCGAGCACGAGCTATCGCATGGCATTGAGCGCGAGATCGCCGAGGCGTTTGCGGACCCGCCGCCTTACTTCAGCGACCGCGTACGGCCGCCGCGCACGTCGTTGATTTTTGGTCAGCAGTCGCGTCATTGCGAGTTGCGGAATCTGCGCGCGCATCACGGCGCGGGGGACGGCATTTGCTGGAGCTTCGGCAGTGAGCATGCGCTGATCGATAGTTGCGAAACGGACCACAACGGCTGGTATGGCATCCATCCGGGCAGCCATTCGGCTTACGCCAAGATCACGCGTTGCCACATCCACCACAACGCGAGTGACGGGCTCTACATTTGCTGGGGCATCCATCACAGCGAGTTCACGCATAATGATATTCACGACAATGGCATGGCACATTGGCGCAGCGGCATCTCTATCGGCCACAAGGATAGCGACAATCTCATCGCGCACAACCGCATCGCCAACAACGCCAAATACGGCATCTGCATCCGCAGCAAAACGCCGCAGAATGCGCCGCATCGTTGCCGGTATTTAAATAATGTTTTGGAGGATAATGCGACCCCGCCCGATGTACTTAAAGAGCTGAAGGATCTATTGCATGCGGAGGAGAATGTCGCCGCACAAATATCCATTGGCGCAAATGTGACCGGCCTGGAGTTTCGTGAAAATAGCTTTATCGAAACGCGGCCCGGGATGACTGGCGAGGTGCTTGCATTCCACGCGCATCCCGACGCGGGTGCATACGTGGAGGCAGGCAATTCGCTGAGCGGGGTTAAGCTTCGGTAG
- a CDS encoding mechanosensitive ion channel family protein — protein sequence MTPILAQLEKASLSFWVENALIIVGGFILLSLTMRVLEMLIKKKVQSSLPISPILIAIKWAGVLIITSLVLERFDIHVMTMLTTVLAMVAVGVIAVWSILSHIMATFILMITKPFRVHDVIGFVGEEIKGEVIDLNLFYTTLLSEDGDEFRVPNNMFFQKSLRVKKGPGKTELDEQFQEKTAAAPEIMPESEKPATEA from the coding sequence ATGACACCAATACTCGCTCAACTCGAAAAGGCATCGCTCAGCTTCTGGGTCGAAAACGCACTCATCATTGTCGGAGGGTTCATACTCCTCTCGCTGACGATGCGCGTGCTGGAGATGCTGATCAAAAAGAAGGTGCAATCCTCCTTACCCATTAGCCCGATTTTAATCGCGATCAAATGGGCGGGCGTCCTGATCATTACCAGCCTGGTGCTGGAGCGCTTCGACATCCATGTGATGACCATGCTCACGACCGTGCTCGCAATGGTCGCCGTGGGCGTGATCGCGGTGTGGAGCATTCTCAGCCACATCATGGCGACCTTCATTCTGATGATTACCAAACCCTTTCGTGTGCACGACGTGATTGGGTTTGTCGGCGAAGAAATCAAAGGCGAGGTCATCGACTTGAATCTTTTTTACACCACCTTGCTCTCTGAGGACGGCGACGAATTTCGCGTGCCCAACAACATGTTTTTCCAGAAATCACTGCGCGTGAAAAAAGGCCCCGGCAAGACCGAGCTCGACGAGCAGTTTCAGGAGAAAACGGCCGCAGCCCCAGAGATCATGCCCGAGTCGGAAAAGCCCGCTACCGAAGCTTAA